The genomic stretch TGCACGGAAATATATAAAGGGGAAAGCTGCTGCTCTACAATTCGGGTAAAATCCGCTTCCTGCATATTTGTCAAAGTGATAAAATTTCCATGCAAAAAAGAAAGACGAAAATCATCATCCTTTACTTTTAAAGATTTGCGGGAATCCGGATGCATCTGATCTACAAAACAAAAAACGCAATTGCAAACACAATTGCGATACTTTATCGGATAAAAGGTGAGTCCGAGATCTTGATAATATTCCTTTTCCATAAAAAAAGCGAGAAGTTCATCATTTTTGCGGAAAACCAATTCCAACTTTTCATCCGCCTGATGGAATTTGTAATCAATAATATCGCTTATTTCATGCTCATTAATTTCGAGCAAAAAATCACCGGAACGGATTCCTGCTTCATATAATTCAGAAGTTTTTTCTACAGATCTAATTTTTAGGGACATGCTTTTGTATAACAGAAAAGGCGGGAAAATTTCCCGCCTATAATATTCTGCTTCAATATTCGATAATTAGAGTCTGTCCGTAAAGTGAAATCTTGAGTTAATCCGCCGGCTGGCGGATTGACTTATGTTTTCCTAACTCACAAACATAACGTAAACTAACTTAATAGACAACTTTTAATTCGGCACGGAATGGTCCGTGCCGACTCTTCAAGCGGAATGATCCGTCACGTCTCGAAAAGGCTACTTTACGGATGGACACTTATTAGAATTGATATTCGGCAATTAGGACTTTTTGAGCTGCGGTAATACCAGCACCTGTTTCAAAATCCCAGCCGAGATCCTTAAGCACCATTTCGAGAGCAGAGATCATAATGATAATATCAAAGCACTCAATATAACCCATGTGAGCGATTCGGAATATTTTACCTTTCAAGCGGGATTGTCCACCTGCAATTGTAAATCCGTATTTAGTACGAAGCTGCTTAACAAGTAGCAATCCATCAACGGAGTCCGGAATTTTGCAGGCAGTTTCCACATCGCAGGGAGAATCAGACAATAACTCTAAACCAAGTGCTTTAACAGCTGCTTGAGTAGCTTTTGCCAAAACTTTGTAGCGTTTGAAGAGATTTTCTATGCCAAGTTCTTCGATTCTTTCGATAGCTTTTAAAAGCCCTTTAACATGCAAAACAGAACCGGTAAACGGATCTGTGTTTGAGCCCATTAATTTTTTCTTGTATGTCAACCAGTCGAAATAAAAATGAGGTTGTTCATTCTTTTCGATAACTTTCCATGCTTTCTCATTTACAGCTGCATAAGCGTGACCAGGAGGAAGCATCAAACCTTTTTGTGAACCGGCAACAGCAATATCCACATTCCATTTATCCATATAGAATTCTTGCCCACCAAGTCCGGAAATAGCATCCACAACGAGAAGGGCATCTGTTTTGCTGACGATTTCGCCGAGCTCTTTAATCGGCATAACTACGCCGGAGGATGTTTCGGTTAATTGAGTGTAAACAGCTTTGATATCGGGATTTTCTTCGAGTGCTTTTTTGACTTGTTCCGGTGTTACCGCACTGCCCCAAACAAGATCTATAACGATTGCTTCTGCCTGGAATTTTTCGATAAGCTCTTGCCATCTTTCACCGAATTTTCCACTTAGAATTACAAGTGCTTTATCCCCTTTATTGAGGACATTTGCTACTGCACCTTCCATTGCTCCGGTACCACTTGAGGAAAAAATCAGAATATCTTTTTCCGTTTGAAAAATATATTGCAAACCTTTCAAAGCTTTTCCGACTTTTTCTTTAAATTCGGGAGTACGATGGTGAACCATCGGCTCTGCCATTGTTAGTAATATTTCTTCAGGAACCGGTGTGGGTCCTGGTGCCATCAGGTATTTTTTCATTTTCACTCCTTCTAATGTATTTGATTTATTTACTAAACTGTTTAATTATTTCAGTTATCCATTCGGTACCTTTTTCAAGGTCTTCAATTTTTATGAATTCATCCTTTGAATGAACAGAATGCATCCCTGTACCGAGAATTGGGGCACAAATTCCATTTCCGAACAAGACATTTGCGTCGCTTCCGCCTCCACTTGATGTAATTTGAGACTCTAAACCGATTGCTACAGCTGCATCTTTGGAAATTTTTATTGCTTTCCCATTTGAATCTATTTTTAAAAATGGAAAATCGTTTTGAATTTCTTCTTTTATACTTGCTCTAACGACAGTTTCATTTAATTTTACT from Candidatus Cloacimonadota bacterium encodes the following:
- a CDS encoding alanine--glyoxylate aminotransferase family protein, encoding MKKYLMAPGPTPVPEEILLTMAEPMVHHRTPEFKEKVGKALKGLQYIFQTEKDILIFSSSGTGAMEGAVANVLNKGDKALVILSGKFGERWQELIEKFQAEAIVIDLVWGSAVTPEQVKKALEENPDIKAVYTQLTETSSGVVMPIKELGEIVSKTDALLVVDAISGLGGQEFYMDKWNVDIAVAGSQKGLMLPPGHAYAAVNEKAWKVIEKNEQPHFYFDWLTYKKKLMGSNTDPFTGSVLHVKGLLKAIERIEELGIENLFKRYKVLAKATQAAVKALGLELLSDSPCDVETACKIPDSVDGLLLVKQLRTKYGFTIAGGQSRLKGKIFRIAHMGYIECFDIIIMISALEMVLKDLGWDFETGAGITAAQKVLIAEYQF